The proteins below are encoded in one region of Brevundimonas fontaquae:
- a CDS encoding conjugal transfer protein TrbJ, producing the protein MLTPFSTPSPDRSRPNRPVQILVAGLVAVSLLATATPVPAQQVVFDPRNHIENALQAARQLESLANEARSLAASPYSHLTGNSQSLRDMAELARTARGIASSVSGLEQQFQSLYPEDLSGSDMLRLLEQGQARTANARRTAEDVARTAAELERLGQGRNQRLSGALSASEAAAGQTAAIQSSNQMLAVLAEDLAALRTIMLAQSRLLAEATARDAATQASGDEARRRRWAGSAGTPAAPTFDPLSHARD; encoded by the coding sequence ATGTTGACGCCGTTTTCGACGCCTTCGCCCGACCGCTCGCGGCCGAATAGGCCGGTCCAGATCCTGGTCGCCGGCCTCGTCGCCGTCAGCCTGCTGGCGACTGCGACTCCCGTCCCCGCGCAACAGGTCGTCTTCGATCCACGCAACCATATTGAAAACGCGCTTCAGGCCGCGCGACAGTTGGAGAGCCTGGCCAATGAGGCCAGAAGCCTCGCGGCCTCGCCCTATAGCCATCTGACCGGCAACAGCCAGTCGTTGCGCGACATGGCGGAACTGGCCCGCACCGCGCGAGGAATCGCTAGCTCGGTCAGCGGCCTGGAGCAGCAGTTCCAGAGCCTGTATCCCGAAGATCTGTCCGGTTCTGACATGCTGCGGCTCCTGGAGCAGGGTCAGGCCCGGACTGCCAACGCCCGGCGCACGGCCGAAGACGTCGCACGCACCGCCGCCGAGCTCGAACGTCTCGGACAGGGACGCAATCAGCGACTGAGCGGAGCCTTGTCGGCCAGCGAGGCCGCTGCAGGCCAGACCGCCGCGATCCAGTCCTCCAATCAGATGCTGGCCGTTCTGGCCGAAGATCTCGCGGCGCTGCGAACCATCATGCTGGCCCAGTCCCGCCTTCTGGCCGAGGCGACGGCGCGCGACGCCGCGACCCAGGCCTCGGGGGACGAGGCCCGTCGCCGCCGCTGGGCGGGCTCGGCCGGCACGCCCGCCGCACCGACCTTCGATCCCCTGTCGCACGCGCGGGACTGA
- the trbL gene encoding P-type conjugative transfer protein TrbL: protein MSVGVETPNELMVVFSNTVSAGFDALQGAVNGVFGLLIVLVVALTGIQWAMSSNREVLASGFGKVLLIGAFAWLINDWQQLSETIYAGFIELGLTAGGGSLSRADFLNPGAILAQGWEIVKALGETPAPVDNPLDVVGNIADALILGLAMIGIMLAFAVLALQIIVALLEFKIVTLGGFILLPFGIWNKSAFLAERPLGYVVSSGLKVLALAIVISGARTVFDQLQPSANPDIYEALSILVASILLAMLAMFIPNLASALVTGGPALGAGAAITAGIAVGGSAALAGAGVAGAGTAAGGSAARMSGPARAAAGAGGGRSPTPPMSPPPSTPPGPANDNPSPSGPRRPSGGARSGAPSSPSGGMSEPAVAWRPRQTSGSASGEASGSGGAANDGAGDGARPGRAAEKIAAEARSARSDFHRAAAQSTASGGARAPARARALQAFFVANAGRGLMPAGETSGVLSPNLRTEES, encoded by the coding sequence ATGTCGGTCGGAGTGGAAACCCCCAATGAGCTGATGGTGGTGTTCTCGAACACCGTCTCGGCCGGGTTCGACGCCCTGCAGGGCGCGGTCAACGGCGTCTTCGGGCTCCTGATCGTCCTGGTCGTCGCCCTGACCGGGATCCAGTGGGCGATGTCTTCCAATCGCGAAGTCCTGGCCTCCGGCTTTGGAAAGGTGCTGCTGATCGGCGCCTTCGCCTGGTTGATCAACGACTGGCAACAGCTGTCCGAGACCATCTACGCCGGCTTCATCGAACTGGGTCTGACGGCCGGCGGCGGATCGCTCAGCCGCGCCGACTTCCTCAATCCTGGCGCCATCCTGGCCCAGGGCTGGGAGATCGTGAAAGCGCTCGGCGAAACCCCGGCGCCTGTCGACAACCCGCTCGACGTGGTCGGCAACATCGCGGACGCCCTGATCCTGGGCCTGGCCATGATCGGCATCATGCTGGCCTTCGCCGTGCTCGCCCTGCAGATCATCGTGGCGCTGCTGGAGTTCAAGATCGTCACCCTGGGCGGCTTCATCCTCCTGCCCTTCGGCATCTGGAACAAGTCCGCCTTCCTAGCCGAGCGGCCCTTGGGATACGTCGTGTCGTCGGGCCTCAAGGTGCTGGCCCTGGCCATCGTCATCTCCGGGGCCCGGACGGTTTTCGACCAGCTCCAGCCCTCGGCCAATCCCGACATCTACGAGGCGTTGAGCATCCTCGTCGCCTCGATCCTTCTGGCCATGCTGGCCATGTTCATCCCCAATCTGGCCTCGGCCCTGGTGACGGGCGGGCCGGCCCTCGGCGCCGGCGCCGCCATCACGGCCGGCATCGCCGTCGGCGGCAGCGCCGCGCTGGCCGGTGCTGGAGTCGCGGGAGCCGGCACGGCGGCTGGGGGCAGCGCGGCGAGGATGTCTGGCCCGGCCCGGGCGGCGGCCGGCGCGGGTGGCGGCCGGTCTCCGACCCCGCCGATGTCGCCTCCGCCCTCCACGCCGCCCGGACCCGCCAACGACAATCCGTCGCCCTCCGGTCCGCGTCGGCCGTCGGGCGGGGCGAGGTCGGGCGCGCCGTCGTCCCCCTCGGGGGGGATGTCCGAGCCGGCAGTGGCGTGGCGGCCTCGCCAAACGTCGGGATCGGCCTCGGGTGAAGCGTCGGGATCCGGTGGCGCGGCCAACGACGGCGCGGGCGACGGGGCGCGCCCCGGTCGAGCGGCTGAAAAGATCGCGGCGGAGGCCCGGTCCGCCCGGTCCGATTTCCATCGAGCCGCTGCGCAGTCGACCGCGTCCGGCGGGGCGAGAGCGCCCGCGCGCGCGCGGGCCCTGCAAGCCTTCTTCGTCGCCAACGCCGGGCGCGGGCTCATGCCTGCCGGTGAGACCAGCGGCGTCCTGTCTCCCAACCTGAGAACCGAGGAGTCCTGA
- the trbF gene encoding conjugal transfer protein TrbF: MHPFFRPKRALASAPEMTPYQRAGQIWDDRMGLSLAHARNWRRIAVANLVLAGFLGAGWWVQADRAVVKPFVVEVSDWGETQRITAIGGRYEPSEAQIGHALAGWVRDVRSKSIDPIVIRQNWLRAYDLMTPKAASFLNAWAQTHDPFAEVGREAVNVEVLNVVRRTERTYDLQWRETRFVNGQQAGVERWRALITTTTQPPRTEAELMKNPLGLKIEDVSWTPDAS; encoded by the coding sequence ATGCACCCCTTCTTTCGTCCCAAACGCGCCCTGGCCTCGGCACCCGAGATGACCCCATACCAGCGCGCGGGCCAGATCTGGGACGACCGTATGGGCCTGTCTCTGGCGCATGCCCGGAACTGGCGACGCATCGCCGTGGCCAATCTCGTCCTCGCCGGCTTCCTCGGCGCAGGCTGGTGGGTCCAGGCCGACCGGGCCGTCGTCAAGCCCTTCGTGGTCGAGGTCTCCGACTGGGGCGAGACCCAGCGGATCACCGCAATCGGCGGGCGCTACGAACCGAGCGAAGCCCAGATCGGCCATGCCCTCGCCGGCTGGGTGCGCGATGTTCGCTCAAAGTCCATCGACCCGATCGTCATCCGCCAGAACTGGCTTCGTGCCTACGACCTGATGACCCCCAAGGCGGCGAGCTTCCTCAATGCCTGGGCCCAGACTCACGACCCTTTCGCCGAGGTCGGGCGCGAAGCCGTCAACGTCGAGGTGCTCAACGTCGTGCGGCGCACCGAGCGAACCTACGACCTGCAATGGCGCGAGACCCGTTTCGTCAACGGCCAGCAGGCCGGCGTCGAGCGCTGGCGCGCCCTGATCACCACAACGACCCAGCCGCCCCGCACCGAGGCCGAGCTGATGAAAAACCCCCTTGGATTGAAAATCGAGGATGTATCATGGACCCCCGACGCTTCCTGA
- the trbG gene encoding P-type conjugative transfer protein TrbG, translated as MDPRRFLILAGLGLSLSGCAVLSRTATPPTAAPRPLVAAEAAAIIGDQPLPQVTVPVVEPASDPTPLATDTVGVAYEAQPEPAATATALTGRRAIVAANLDARAPSRSDAFVGGVQVFAWSPGRVFEVWTAPLRVTTLTLGAGETLVSKAAGDTVRWQIGETSSGDGAGQRTHVLLKPLQRGLETNLVLTTNRRVYFIDLRSGDASGFNAAIAWDAGAMDPPAMEPIAEAAEMRVSDPVAMPEGPIDARYRIEPQGRRARWTPASVFNDGQRTFIAFDPDLQIDEAPALFVIAADGETQMVNYRQAGGLFIVDRVFDRAELRLGDRRPQIVRIRRLQGAAR; from the coding sequence ATGGACCCCCGACGCTTCCTGATCCTGGCCGGCCTGGGCCTCAGCCTGTCCGGCTGCGCCGTGCTCAGTCGAACGGCCACGCCGCCGACGGCGGCGCCACGACCTCTCGTCGCGGCCGAGGCTGCAGCCATCATCGGGGATCAGCCTTTGCCCCAGGTGACAGTGCCGGTCGTGGAGCCGGCCTCCGATCCGACACCGTTGGCTACCGATACCGTCGGCGTTGCGTACGAGGCGCAGCCGGAGCCCGCGGCGACTGCGACGGCGTTGACCGGCCGACGCGCGATCGTCGCCGCCAACCTGGACGCCCGGGCCCCTTCCCGTTCGGATGCCTTCGTCGGTGGGGTCCAGGTGTTCGCCTGGTCTCCGGGTCGGGTGTTCGAGGTCTGGACGGCGCCTCTGCGGGTCACCACCTTGACCCTGGGGGCCGGCGAGACCCTGGTCTCCAAGGCGGCCGGCGACACCGTCCGCTGGCAGATCGGCGAGACCAGCTCAGGCGACGGCGCTGGTCAGCGAACCCACGTCCTCCTCAAGCCGCTGCAACGAGGGTTGGAGACCAACCTGGTCCTGACCACCAACCGACGGGTCTATTTCATCGACCTGAGGAGCGGTGATGCCTCGGGGTTCAATGCCGCGATCGCCTGGGATGCGGGGGCAATGGATCCCCCGGCCATGGAGCCGATCGCCGAGGCCGCAGAGATGCGCGTGTCGGACCCTGTGGCGATGCCGGAGGGGCCGATCGACGCGCGCTACCGGATCGAGCCCCAGGGTCGCCGGGCGCGCTGGACACCGGCCTCGGTCTTCAATGACGGGCAGCGCACCTTCATCGCCTTCGATCCCGATCTGCAGATCGACGAGGCCCCGGCCCTCTTTGTGATCGCCGCTGACGGCGAGACCCAGATGGTCAACTACCGCCAGGCCGGGGGTCTGTTCATCGTCGATCGGGTCTTCGACCGCGCCGAGCTACGGCTCGGCGATCGTCGCCCCCAGATCGTCCGCATCCGCCGCCTCCAGGGAGCCGCCCGATGA